In Rhodothermus marinus DSM 4252, a single genomic region encodes these proteins:
- a CDS encoding RNA-guided endonuclease InsQ/TnpB family protein, whose translation MQTLTVKCKLVLSKEQREALDTTMRAFAAACNDAIAVGRRLNTTSNIRIHRVCYSDLRARHGLTANLAVRAIARAASILKIKERRNSTVRPTSIDYDARIFSFREADWTVSLSTVQGRIRVPIAVGAYQKRLLSSRKPTSAVVWKTRQGDYYIGIHINVETPPPEDEHGWIGVDLGIASIATLSDGTVFSGDQIERVRARYERTRRSLQRKGTRGAKRVLKRLSGRERRFQQSINHTISRRIVDRAAAEGKGVRLEDLSGIRKRVRARNKSQRRRIHRWAFHDLRTKIAYKCALAGVPFELIDPRYTSQRCPVCGHVEKANRKSQSEFVCRLCGLEANADVVGAINIALGGVVNRPEVALASVLTVLHGQNRNGSKSSYKPMTSVVGS comes from the coding sequence ATGCAGACGCTCACGGTCAAATGCAAACTGGTCCTCTCTAAGGAGCAGCGAGAGGCGCTTGACACCACCATGCGAGCGTTTGCTGCCGCGTGCAATGACGCAATCGCCGTCGGTCGAAGACTGAATACCACGTCGAACATTCGTATCCACCGCGTCTGCTACAGCGACCTCAGAGCAAGGCATGGTCTTACAGCCAACCTCGCCGTGCGTGCTATCGCTCGGGCAGCGAGTATCCTCAAGATCAAGGAGCGCAGGAACAGCACCGTTCGCCCGACAAGCATCGACTACGACGCCCGCATCTTCTCCTTCCGAGAAGCCGACTGGACGGTCAGCCTCTCCACAGTACAGGGACGGATTCGCGTTCCGATTGCAGTTGGAGCTTATCAGAAGCGGCTTCTCAGCAGTAGGAAGCCGACCAGCGCCGTGGTCTGGAAGACGCGGCAAGGAGACTACTACATCGGTATCCACATTAACGTAGAGACGCCCCCACCTGAAGATGAGCACGGGTGGATTGGCGTCGACCTTGGAATCGCGAGCATTGCCACGCTGAGCGACGGCACGGTGTTCAGCGGCGACCAGATAGAGCGGGTCCGTGCTCGGTATGAAAGAACCCGCCGCTCCCTCCAGCGAAAAGGCACGAGGGGCGCAAAGCGCGTCCTGAAACGGCTCTCGGGAAGGGAGCGGCGCTTCCAGCAGTCGATCAACCACACCATCAGTCGCCGTATCGTAGACCGGGCTGCCGCCGAGGGTAAGGGTGTCCGGCTCGAAGACCTCAGCGGTATTCGTAAAAGGGTACGTGCTCGAAACAAATCGCAGCGCAGAAGAATCCACCGCTGGGCGTTCCACGATTTGCGCACCAAAATCGCGTACAAGTGCGCCCTTGCCGGGGTGCCCTTCGAGCTGATTGATCCCCGTTACACCTCGCAGCGATGCCCGGTCTGTGGGCACGTGGAGAAAGCCAACCGCAAGAGCCAGAGCGAGTTTGTCTGTCGCCTGTGCGGGCTGGAAGCCAACGCCGATGTGGTTGGCGCAATTAACATTGCTCTCGGGGGCGTTGTCAACCGTCCCGAAGTAGCGCTCGCCAGTGTCCTGACGGTTCTGCATGGTCAGAATCGGAATGGGTCAAAGAGCAGCTACAAGCCCATGACTTCAGTCGTGGGTAGTTGA